The following DNA comes from Enterobacteriaceae endosymbiont of Donacia clavipes.
ATATCATCACTAATAATAATATTATTCTTAGGACAAAAGATATTATTAAATATTATGATGAACTTATTGAATTAACAAATTATTGGCATTTATTTGGCGAAGGAATTTTTAGATTAAATAAAAAAAAAATTGTAATTAGTTTATATAATTTAAAAAAAAAATTATATTTATGTTTAATGAGTGTTAACATTTTAGAAGCTATTAGATTTTATGTAAGTTTTGCATGTTCTTTTGCATTTGCTGAAAGAGAATTAATGGAAGGTAATGCAAAAATAATTAGATTTATAGCTCGTGATGAATATTTACATATGATTGGTACTCAGTATATACTTAATATTATGCAAAAAGGAATAGAAGACAAAGAAATGGCAAAAATTGCTACTGAATGCGAAAAAACATGTTACAAATTATTTCTTGATGCATCTATACAAGAACAACAATGGGCTGAATATTTATTTTCCAATGGAATTATGATAGGATTAAACAAAAATATTTTATGTAAATATATTAAATATATTACTAATATTAGAATGAATAAAGTTGGATTAAAAAGTCCATTTTCAATTACTAAAAATCCTATTCCATGGATTAATTCTTGGTTAATATCAGATAATGTTCAAATGGCACCTCAAGAAGTAGAAGTAAGTTCTTATTTAATAGGTCAAGTTGATTCTACAGTAGATATTAAAAAATTTAAAAATTTTAAATTATAATTTTATTAATTAATGACTGTTATAAATACAATTTATATAACAGTCATATAAGTGTCATATAAGTATGCTATATATATTTATTGTAATTTATTTTTTAATAAAATAAATAGCATAAAAAGATATTATTAATAAAATAAAACAATAAAGTTTTTCTTTATTATTTAATAATAAAATATTTTTATTAGCTATTTTAGTTAAAATTAAAAATATTAAACCAAGAGTATATAAAATTAATGAAAATAATAAATTTAAAAATCCTGCTGCATATAATAACCAAATAGTATAAATACAAGAACCTAGACTAATAAATAAATTATATTTATTAAATTTTTTTATAGATATTTTAAATAAATATGCTCCAACTAAAAAATATGGTATTAATATCATTTCAGATGCAATAGTTAATAAATTATTATAATCTAATTTAGTTAACCAAATTAACATTAGACATAATTGTATACTAATATTAGTAAACCATAAAGCATATGATGGTGATTTATTTTGATTTTGTTTAGACATTATTATCGGAAATATTTTATTTTTTGCAGCTATACATGGTACTTCTGCTGCCATAATTGTCCAACTAAGATAGGATCCACAGACTGATATAATTAATCCCAATATGGCAAATATATAACCCCATTTACCAAGTAATATTGTCATAATTCCTGCCATAGATGGATTTTTCATATTAGCTAAATCTAATCTATTCATAATACCAAAAGATAATAATGTTACTAATAAATATATAGATAATGTAATTATTATGGCTAAAAATGTTGATTTTTCTATATCTTTAAAATTTTTAGCTTTAGAAGATAAAATAATAGCACCTTCTACACCAATAAATACCCATAAAGTAATTAACATAGTATCTTTTATTTGTTTTAAGATGGGAATATTTAAATTAATTCCCATTAAATCTATATTAAATTTTTTTAAATTAAAAGCAATAATCGATAAAAATATAAAAATAAATAAAGGAATTAATTTACATAATGTTACTATTATATTTATAATAGATGCAGTTTTTGTTCCTTTAAGTAATAAAAAATGAATTAACCATAATAAAATAGAAGATCCTAATATAGCTTGCCATGTATTACCATTTCCAAAAAAAATATGATTTGGAGTATCAATAAAAAAACTTATAGCAGAAAATACAATAACTAAATAAGAAACATTAGCAATTACAGCACATAACCAATAACCCCATGCTGAATAAAAACCAATTAATTTACCAAAGCCATCTTTAGCATATGCAAAAATACTTCCTTGAAAATTAGGTTTTAATTGATTTAATAATAACATAGTTTTGGCTAAAAAAATAATTCCTAGACCAGTAATACTCCATCCTATAATTAATGCAATAGGACTTGCAATAGCTGCCATATTTTGAGGTAAGCTAAATACTCCAGCACCTAACATGGAACTAAGTACTAATGATGTAAGTGCTATAAGGTTTAATTTTTTATTCAAAATAATTCCTTTAAACTATATAAATTATTAATTTTTAATGATTTATTTAAATATTAATTTTTAAAATAAAAATTTTATTTAAAGTAATAAAAAATATTTTATAAAAAAATTTTATATAATATAAATATATTTTATACTGGATTATATATATCTATAAAATTAGTTTTTAAATTAAATTTTTGTTTTAACCATTTACCTAACATAATTACACCTCCTTTTTCAGTTGCATGATGTCCTGCACTAATAAAATGTATACCATATTCTTTTGCAATATGAATATTCATTTCTGATACTTCTCCCGTAATAAAAACATCTATATTAAAATTTACTATTTCTTCAAAAAATTTTTGTCCAGCTCCACTACACCAAGCTATTTTATGAATTTTTTTAGATTTATTTTTACCAAAATGCAATGGTATACGATTTAATTTATTTGTAATTTTTAAAATAAAATCTTTTATATTAATTTTTTTTTTTAAATATCCGTAAAAAATAAAAGGATTTATTTTACCATGAATATTTATATCTAATAAATTTGCTAAATAAACATTATTTCCTATTTCAGAATTTAAATCTAAAGGTAAATGCCAGCTATATAAATTAATATTATTTATTAAAATTGTATGTATTCTTTTTTTTTTATGACCTTTTATAATGGGAGATTCATTTTTCCAAAAATATCCATGATGTACTATAATAGCATCTGCTTTAAGTTTAACAGCAAAATTTAATAATTTTTGACAAGCAGTTACTCCCATTATAATATTTTTTATATATTTTTTACCTTCTATTTGTAATCCATTTGGAACACAATCTTTTATATTCAATTTTATATTTAATTTATTATTAATAATTATTTCTAATTTTGTATTATTTATCATATGTATTTTTTATAATTTATATATACTAAATTTATATTTTTAAAATTATAATAATAAATATTATATTTTAAAATTTTTTATTTTTTATTTTAATAAAATATTTTTATTTGTATAATTATAGATTTAAAATATTAAATTAAATTTATATTAATTATTTAAAATTTTAATTTTAAATTAAATTTAAAATTATATTATATATAAGGAATTTATATGTTTGCTAACTTAAGTAAAAAATTATCTAAAACATTATTAAAAATCAGAAATTATGGACGTTTAACAGAAAAAAATATAAAAGAAACTTTAAATGAAATTTATATAAATTTATTAGAAGCTGATGTAGCTTTAGAAGTTATTAAAAAAATTATTAATAAAATAAAAAAAAAA
Coding sequences within:
- a CDS encoding Nif3-like dinuclear metal center hexameric protein, coding for MNNTKLEIIINNKLNIKLNIKDCVPNGLQIEGKKYIKNIIMGVTACQKLLNFAVKLKADAIIVHHGYFWKNESPIIKGHKKKRIHTILINNINLYSWHLPLDLNSEIGNNVYLANLLDINIHGKINPFIFYGYLKKKINIKDFILKITNKLNRIPLHFGKNKSKKIHKIAWCSGAGQKFFEEIVNFNIDVFITGEVSEMNIHIAKEYGIHFISAGHHATEKGGVIMLGKWLKQKFNLKTNFIDIYNPV
- the nrdB gene encoding class Ia ribonucleoside-diphosphate reductase subunit beta, with the protein product MSYTTFSNKKNNQLKEPMFFGQSVNIARYDQQKYNFFENLIEKQLSFFWRPEEVDISYDRIHYQNLPKHEKHIFISNLKYQTLLDSIQGRSPNIAFLPLISIPELETWVETWSFFETIHSRSYTHIIRNIVNDPSIIFDDIITNNNIILRTKDIIKYYDELIELTNYWHLFGEGIFRLNKKKIVISLYNLKKKLYLCLMSVNILEAIRFYVSFACSFAFAERELMEGNAKIIRFIARDEYLHMIGTQYILNIMQKGIEDKEMAKIATECEKTCYKLFLDASIQEQQWAEYLFSNGIMIGLNKNILCKYIKYITNIRMNKVGLKSPFSITKNPIPWINSWLISDNVQMAPQEVEVSSYLIGQVDSTVDIKKFKNFKL
- a CDS encoding basic amino acid/polyamine antiporter, giving the protein MNKKLNLIALTSLVLSSMLGAGVFSLPQNMAAIASPIALIIGWSITGLGIIFLAKTMLLLNQLKPNFQGSIFAYAKDGFGKLIGFYSAWGYWLCAVIANVSYLVIVFSAISFFIDTPNHIFFGNGNTWQAILGSSILLWLIHFLLLKGTKTASIINIIVTLCKLIPLFIFIFLSIIAFNLKKFNIDLMGINLNIPILKQIKDTMLITLWVFIGVEGAIILSSKAKNFKDIEKSTFLAIIITLSIYLLVTLLSFGIMNRLDLANMKNPSMAGIMTILLGKWGYIFAILGLIISVCGSYLSWTIMAAEVPCIAAKNKIFPIIMSKQNQNKSPSYALWFTNISIQLCLMLIWLTKLDYNNLLTIASEMILIPYFLVGAYLFKISIKKFNKYNLFISLGSCIYTIWLLYAAGFLNLLFSLILYTLGLIFLILTKIANKNILLLNNKEKLYCFILLIISFYAIYFIKK